Proteins encoded in a region of the Solanum dulcamara chromosome 9, daSolDulc1.2, whole genome shotgun sequence genome:
- the LOC129904572 gene encoding calcium-transporting ATPase 4, endoplasmic reticulum-type-like, producing MGKGGENYGKRENLGGKSVSDKEVFPAWSKDVKECEEKFEVNRNYGLSEDEVVKRRQIYGLNEMEKHEGQSILRLILDQFNDTLVRILLGAAVISFVLAWLDGEEGGEKEITAFVEPLVIFLILIVNAAVGVWQESNAEKALEALKEIQSETACVIRDGKRISSLPAKELVPGDIVELKVGDKVPADMRVLSLISSTLRLEQGSLTGESEAVSKTTKAVSEDVDIQGKKCMVFAGTTVVNGNCICLVTQIGMDTEIGNVHAQIHEAAQEEEDTPLKKKLNEFGEALTAIIGVICALVWLINVKYFLTWEFVDGWPTNFKFSFEKCTYYFEIAVALAVAAIPEGLPAVITTCLALGTRKMAAKNALVRKLPSVETLGCTTVICSDKTGTLTTNQMAVSKLVAMGAKANTVRSFDVEGTSYDPFDGKIQDWPMGRMDSNLEMIAKIAAVCNDSGVEKSGQHYVASGLPTEAALKVLVEKMGLPDGLGSMSSSSDKDGLRCSYTWNKIEKRIGTLEFDRDRKSMGVITSSTSGRKSLLVKGAVENLLERSSYVQLQDGSVVELDHSSRNHILQSLHEMSSKALRVLGFAYKEDLQEFATYNGDEDHPAHELLLNPANYPSIECKLIFVGLAGIRDPPRKEVRRAIEDCREAGIRVMVITGDNKNTAEAICREIGVFGSHEDISSRSLTGKEFMELANPKAHIRQSGGLLFSRAEPRHKQDIVRLLKDDGEVVAMTGDGVNDAPALKLADIGIAMGITGTEVAKEASDMVLADDNFSTIVAAVGEGRSIYNNMKAFIRYMISSNIGEVASIFLTAALGIPEGLIPVQLLWVNLVTDGPPATALGFNPPDKDIMKKQPRRSDDSLISAWILFRYLVIGLYVGLATVGVFIIWFTHDSFLGIDLSGDGHSLVTYSQLANWGQCKTWSNFTASPFTAGSQVISFDNPCDYFVEGKVKAMTLSLSVLVAIEMFNSLNALSEDGSLLSMPPWVNPWLLLAMSVSFGLHFLILYVPFLAQIFGIVPLSLNEWLLVLAVALPVILIDEILKFIGRCTSGIRTSGRSRTKKKEE from the exons ATGGGAAAAGGAGGTGAAAATTATGGGAAAAGGGAGAATTTAGGTGGTAAGAGTGTGTCGGATAAGGAGGTGTTTCCGGCGTGGTCGAAAGATGTGAAGGAGTGTGAGGAGAAGTTTGAGGTGAATAGAAATTATGGATTGTCTGAGGATGAGGTTGTTAAAAGGAGGCAGATCTATGGTTTGAATGAAATGGAGAAGCACGAAGGGCAGTCGATTTTGAGGTTGATTTTAGATCAGTTTAATGATACCTTAGTTAGGATTTTGCTTGGTGCTGCGGTGATTTCGTTTGTTTTGGCTTGGTTAGATGGGGAGGAAGGAGGTGAGAAGGAGATCACGGCTTTCGTGGAGCCTTTAGTGATTTTTTTGATCTTAATTGTCAATGCTGCAGTTGGTGTTTGGCAAGAGAGTAATGCCGAAAAGGCTTTGGAGGCATTGAAGGAAATTCAGTCAGAGACTGCATGTGTGATACGTGATGGTAAAAGAATTTCCAGTTTGCCTGCCAAAGAGCTTGTACCTGGGGatattgttgagttgaaagttGGAGATAAAGTACCAGCTGATATGAGGGTTTTGAGTTTGATCAGTTCGACTCTTCGGCTTGAACAGGGATCACTGACTGGTGAGAGTGAGGCGGTTAGTAAAACCACTAAAGCTGTATCGGAGGATGTTGATATCCAAGGGAAAAAATGTATGGTATTTGCTGGAACGACTGTGGTGAATGGAAATTGTATTTGTTTGGTTACTCAAATAGGGATGGATACCGAGATAGGGAATGTGCACGCACAGATTCATGAAGCAGCACAAGAAGAGGAAGATACCCCATTGAAGAAAAAGCTAAATGAGTTTGGTGAAGCTTTGACTGCCATAATTGGTGTAATCTGCGCTTTGGTTTGGCTGATTAACGTGAAATATTTCCTCACTTGGGAGTTTGTTGATGGGTGGCCTACGAACTTCAAGTTTTCATTTGAGAAGTGcacttattattttgaaattgcAGTGGCATTGGCAGTTGCTGCCATTCCAGAAGGTCTGCCAGCAGTTATTACAACTTGTTTGGCTCTTGGCACACGCAAGATGGCTGCTAAGAATGCACTTGTTCGAAAATTGCCTAGTGTAGAAACTCTTGGTTGTACAACTGTTATTTGCTCAGACAAAACAGGAACATTGACTACTAATCAGATGGCTGTGTCCAAGCTTGTTGCTATGGGTGCCAAGGCTAACACAGTGCGATCATTTGATGTTGAAGGGACCTCATATGATCCCTTTGATGGAAAGATTCAAGATTGGCCAATGGGTCGTATGGACTCTAACCTAGAAATGATAGCGAAAATTGCTGCTGTCTGCAATGATTCTGGAGTTGAAAAATCTGGTCAGCACTATGTTGCCAGCGGACTGCCCACTGAAGCGGCACTAAAG GTTCTGGTTGAGAAAATGGGACTTCCTGATGGCTTAGGTTCCATGTCCTCTTCAAGTGACAAAGATGGCCTCC GTTGCTCTTACACATGGAACAAAATTGAAAAGCGTATTGGTACTCTCGAGTTCGATCGTGATAGGAAATCCATGGGTGTCATTACATCTTCCACCTCTGGAAGAAAGTCATTACTTGTGAAG GGTGCGGTTGAAAATTTGTTGGAAAGAAGCTCCTATGTGCAACTGCAAGACGGTTCTGTTGTAGAATTGGATCATTCTTCAAGGAATCATATATTGCAAAGCCTTCATGAAATGTCCTCCAAAGCATTACGTGTCCTTGGTTTTGCATACAAGGAGGATCTACAGGAATTTGCAACCTATAATGGTGATGAAGACCATCCAGCTCATGAGCTTTTACTCAATCCTGCTAATTACCCTTCCATTGAGTGTAAACTCATATTTGTTGGCTTGGCTGGGATAAGG GATCCTCCTAGAAAAGAGGTACGTCGTGCAATTGAGGATTGCAGAGAAGCCGGCATTCGAGTTATGGTAATTACAGGAGATAACAAGAATACAGCAGAAGCTATCTGCCGTGAGATAGGTGTCTTTGGAAGCCATGAAGATATCAGTTCGAGGAGCTTAACTGGAAAAGAATTTATGGAGCTTGCAAACCCAAAAGCACATATAAGGCAAAGTGGAGGTCTCTTATTCTCCAGAGCTGAGCCAAGGCATAAACAAGATATAGTGAGATTGCTTAAAGATGATGGTGAGGTGGTTGCAATGACTGGGGATGGAGTGAATGATGCACCTGCTCTAAAATTGGCTGATATTGGAATTGCAATGGGAATCACTGGAACTGAG GTGGCAAAGGAAGCATCTGACATGGTTTTGGCAGATGATAATTTTAGTACAATTGTAGCTGCTGTTGGTGAAGGCAGGTCCATTTATAACAATATGAAGGCTTTCATCAG GTACATGATCTCCTCAAATATTGGTGAAGTCGCCTCTATTTTCCTTACTGCTGCCCTAGGCATTCCTGAAGGTCTTATCCCAGTTCAACTTCTGTGGGTCAACCTGGTCACTGATGGACCCCCTGCTACAGCATTGGGATTTAATCCACCAGATAAAGATATAATGAAGAAACAACCCAGGAGAAGTGATGATTCATTGATCAGTGCATGGATTTTATTTCGCTATCTG GTAATTGGGTTGTATGTTGGTTTAGCAACTGTGGGAGTTTTCATCATCTGGTTCACCCACGACTCTTTCCTTGGCATTGATTTAAGTGGAGATGGCCACAGTCTTGTCACCTATTCCCAGCTTGCTAATTGGGGTCAGTGCAAAACCTGGAGCAATTTCACCGCCTCACCTTTCACTGCGGGATCACAAGTGATCAGTTTTGATAATCCGTGCGATTACTTTGTGGAAGGCAAGGTCAAAGCCATGACCCTTTCCCTCTCTGTATTGGTTGCAATTGAAATGTTTAACTCCCTTAATGCCCTTTCGGAAGATGGAAGCCTCTTGTCAATGCCACCATGGGTCAACCCATGGCTTCTTTTGGCCATGTCCGTCTCATTTGGGTTGCACTTCTTGATCCTCTACGTGCCTTTCCTTGCTCAAATATTTGGTATCGTTCCACTGAGCCTGAACGAGTGGCTGTTAGTATTGGCTGTTGCATTACCCGTCATATTGATTGATGAGATTTTGAAGTTTATTGGAAGGTGCACAAGTGGTATTCGAACAAGTGGAAGGAGTCGTacaaagaagaaggaagagtag